The DNA window AGTCAGGGCAATTCCTGAATCTCCGAAGTCAAAGTCGAAACAGCTTGCGTATTCTGCTGCAAGCTCTTGCAAGTCATTCTCATCTGTCATGAAATAAGCTCCAAATAAGTGTCTTTTTAATAGAAAAATACTTTACTACAAGCCAAGATATTTGAAAAGAGCTCTATTGTTATAAAATGGTTGCGATATTGCCTCGCCTAAGTTAACTATAAGTGAACTTGTATGTTAAACTTTGATTGATTTGAGGGCGTAATGCAAACGAAAGATTTTGATTCCTTTTTTAAAAGGCTATGCGAGCAGACAGATATTTCAACTCAGGCCCAGTTAGCTCGTGAACTTGGTGTCGGGCGTGCGGCTATTTCATTAGTTAAAAAGAAAGGGGCTGTTCCTCCGCGTTGGATTCTGGATTTATCAGTTCGCTACGACATCGATTCAACATGGCTTGAGTCCGGTCTCGGACTGCCTCATCCAGAAGAAAGCGCAGAAGCTTTTGCTGATGATTTTACACGAATTCCCAAAGTTGCGGCTAGGCTGTCAGCTGGCGGTGGGTCGTTTGAAACTGGTGGAACTATAGAAAGTTATTACGCTTTTCAAAAAAGCTGGATAAGTTCTAAAGGGAATCCGGCAAATATGGTTTTGATGGAAGTCTACGGGAACAGCATGGAACCTGAGCTTAAAGCAGGGGATATCGTACTGGTTGATCAGTCCAAAGACAGTATTCTGGCCGGCGGGATTTACGCAATCGGCGTTGAAGATACCGTCATGGTCAAGCGTGTTGAAAAACGTCCCGGACAAGTGGTTCTTCACAGTGACAACACAGATTATTCGCCAATTTTTCTTGGCGGAGATGAGCTTGCCAACGTGAGAGTTCTTGGTCAGGTCGTATGGGTTTCCCGTGAGTATCATTAGATAAACATAATTTTTGGATATTTGTTTAGGCGAGATTGCACAACATTAGAGTTGTAATCTCGCCTTTTTTTTAGGTATTTTTTAAGAGTAGTTTATTTTTTTAACCATAATGTTTATTTTTAATTGACATAGGTGTTGTGTTATGATTGATTTAAGTTGTCACATGTCAAGAGGTTTGGCGGGAAGGTGATTCCTTCCATTTAAAAAGATCAAGGTCAGGAGAACTGTCATGCAGGAAAGATATTGCAAGTGCGGAAATCAGGTTATCGTCCAGTATTCCAATAAAAGATCGGATGATTGGTTTACGCGGTTCTGGATAATGGGAGCGACTTTCGGCAAGACCGTAAGAGTTTGCCCGCACTGTGGCAGTCCCCTGAATATTGACAGCTTAAAATAATATTTTCTTTATAAAATCAGAATCTGTTGAATTGTAAAATTCAGATATGATTTTATCAGTCTTCAACTGATTAGGTTTTAGGACAGTTTCATTAACATTAATGTTGATGGGCAGTTAAGGTCTAATCTTAAAAGTAAATAATTTTTAAAAATTTCGGTAAATGTCTCCCCTGTCGTTTGCCGGGAAAGTGACTTCTCATTACACACTTCTTTACACATCTGTTTTACTGTCTTTCTGATTAATATGCCGTCGTATTGGCGGCATATTAATTGGCCCGCAGGCTGATGATGTTTCGCGCTTTGATATCAGTCATAAAAAATCAATCCCTTTCCTTTTCAATTTACCGAATGTATAAGCAGATCGCTGGCAATTATCAGCGTGGAGGAAGTATGGGCGAGTGGATAGTTGATTTTAAGGGTCGTAATCATTCAACTGCAATTAATCTTAATTTTTTGTGGAAAGAGCAGAATGTTTTTATAATGGATAACCATCGGGCTGCGCTTTGGTGTTGGATTCCAAGTTTAAAGCAAAACTCTGATGTAGGATTATTTCACGTTGATAGGCACTATGACGCTTTATTCTCTGATAAAGACTACTCTCATTTCCCTCATAAGGAGTTCAGTTCGCTATCCATCGAAGAATATCTTTCTTGCGGATATGATAATGACTATTTTTCGGTAACTCCGCTATTCAGGTGGGATAATTACCTTGGATTGTTTATTGAAAAGTATCGTAAACAAGTTAAAGAATGGGCTTTTGCAACACATGGCAAAGGTTCAGCACCAAAAGATATCCGTTACGCAGCATATGAACCATGGGAGTTTCCTGCTGCTCTTGTTGAATTAAAAGGAAAATGGATTTTTAATCTTGATCTTGATTATTTCTTCAGCAGAATGAGCAGCGGGCAGATGGAAAAACTGTTTACCGACATGTATATTATTAATTTTGTAAAGGGGATACGTACCTGCCTTGATTCAGGTGTAATTGTTTCACTGACGGTGAGCCTAAGCCCTGAATGCACAGGCGGATGGCAAGGAGCCGAGTCCGTTCTCCAGTTGGTAACTGAGGGACTCGGAATTGATTTTAATTTGCCTGCTTAGTCTTTATTCCAAACTTTAAACTTATGGTTAGCGAAAAATTCATTGTAAAGTTTTTCAGCTTTTTCTTTGAATTTTTTATCATGCATAACCAAAACACTTAGAGCTTCATATTTAAAGTAAGCGACAACGTCTTCCCAGTCTATTTCGTCTCCGCTTTCTTTGCGTCTGAATCCTTCAAGCCCCGGTTCGACTAATTTTTGTTTCATGGGGTCATCGACACCTGCGTCTTTGAAAAATTCGCAGATTTCCGCTTTTACATTTTCAGGCCAATTGGTCTCACCAAGTGGGATAAGGTCTTGAAATTTATTATCCTGTCCTTTTTTTAATATATACATCAGTTAAGCTCCGATTTTGAAATAACGATTAGGCGTGTATTTCAGTATCTCCTAAAAAATAATAATTCACAAGAAGTTAGAGTCGGTTATAGTGTTTTTATAAATCTCGGTAACTATTTAATTCGTTTAAATCTACCTATTATATGTCCTGTGGCAGGCATTGTTTTTTCGTCATCAAATTCTGTTTTTAAGAATGTAAGAGCTGATAAATCCGGGCTGAATACTAATGTCCGTATCTGAGAATTGCCACCGTCTTCTTCATAATTAATAATGTCTGTAATATAAATTGTATTATCTGATATGGTCACAGTTCTAAGTATTTTCATTCCATCCAGTACCCACGCGTATTCCTTATAGAAGTCTTCGGCCGGTATGACGTAGTAGTTATAGTGGCTTTTGCTTATGTTTTTAATGTCAGTATCGATTGTCATCTCGGCTGTAGTCGTAACCATTTTTTTTGTATAGTGAACGGTAACAGTTCCTTGAAATACTCCTGCAAAACGTGAGTTGTTGATTTTTTTAGCAGTGTTAGCAGCAGGCTGCTCCGGTGCTGTATCAGACAGCCTAAAATTGAATTCAGGTCTTTTAAGATCATTAAGCGCAGAACTGTCTTTACCGGAAGTCGTTGAAACCGACAGTGCTATTATTGTCAGTGTCAGAAGTATTATTTTTTGCATGGGTAGAGACCTGCTCGTTTTGCTGGTATGATGTTTCCGATTAATATATATACATAAAAAATGGATTTTGAAAGGAGCGTAGCATGAATAACCTTGTCAGGAAAATGTTTCCTTTGGTGTTAATTTTATCTGCTTTTGTTTATGTGCAAGATTTATCAGCAGACATGAAAATTACTTTGAAAGATGGAAAGGTTCTAACCGTTCCTGTTTCTCGTGAGAATGTCGAATCTATTGAATACAGTAAGCCTGTTGATCCTGATGAGGTAACTCTTTCCGGTAACAATAAAACGCAGGTCGTTTACCGTGAAGATTCTATCAGAATCGAGAGTGCAAAGTATGGAAATGTCAGCTTTGAACTTGGAAATGAACTGGGATACAAGCAATATTTTTGTGATGCAAAAGAGGCATTAACCGAAATGTGCGAAGGTGCTGATGGATGTAAAATTATTGTAGGAAGTCAGATTTGCGGAGATCCATATCCGGGAAAAGGCAAATATTTATATGTGGAATATTCATGCGGAGACAAACTGAAAAGGGCTAAAAATACTCAGACTGAAATTATGAAACTGAAGTGTCCTTAAAGGGGGAAAATCCCCTTCGTCGGGCTCGTTTTTTGCATTGAAATACGGATGAGAAAATTAATCCCTATTGGAGATTGTCGATGCAGAAGATTCTGGCTTTGGTTTTAGTTATTATAAGCGGCGTTATGCTGTTTCAGTCTGGTATGGAAGTTTATTACTCCATGAATTCAAAAAAAATTGAAGAACCGCAGGTCGTTAAACTTGATAGGATTGAAGGTCAATATTGCCCATTGTATTTCCCTAAGGAATAAAAAAAATCGTAATTTATGTTGTGATTTTTAATTCAATGCAGGAATTTTGTTTTCTATTATAAAAGCGTTGAAATCAGCTAAGAAATCTAGCTTGTTCCGTGTTATCAGCAAATGTAGATTATACTCGTAAAGAGGGTTTTCAATAAGTCTGAAAGCATCTTTCGAGTACTTGGACCTACTTATCAGTGCTGGTAAGGTCTTTTTATTACAGATTGCTCCATCAACTCTTCCCGCCATTAGCAGTTTAAAGAATTGCGATGTGCGGTATACAGCCTGCTTATGTATTATCCCTTTAGAAAAATATTCATC is part of the Desulfovibrio gilichinskyi genome and encodes:
- a CDS encoding LexA family transcriptional regulator, whose protein sequence is MQTKDFDSFFKRLCEQTDISTQAQLARELGVGRAAISLVKKKGAVPPRWILDLSVRYDIDSTWLESGLGLPHPEESAEAFADDFTRIPKVAARLSAGGGSFETGGTIESYYAFQKSWISSKGNPANMVLMEVYGNSMEPELKAGDIVLVDQSKDSILAGGIYAIGVEDTVMVKRVEKRPGQVVLHSDNTDYSPIFLGGDELANVRVLGQVVWVSREYH
- a CDS encoding UPF0489 family protein, whose protein sequence is MGEWIVDFKGRNHSTAINLNFLWKEQNVFIMDNHRAALWCWIPSLKQNSDVGLFHVDRHYDALFSDKDYSHFPHKEFSSLSIEEYLSCGYDNDYFSVTPLFRWDNYLGLFIEKYRKQVKEWAFATHGKGSAPKDIRYAAYEPWEFPAALVELKGKWIFNLDLDYFFSRMSSGQMEKLFTDMYIINFVKGIRTCLDSGVIVSLTVSLSPECTGGWQGAESVLQLVTEGLGIDFNLPA